A portion of the Streptomyces coeruleoprunus genome contains these proteins:
- a CDS encoding helix-turn-helix transcriptional regulator — protein MQTVLAHLDEPPTLAAVGIGVHGPAGQVDVFSLPDLWQLHLYGYDADLTVDGTEHAIRPGRVSLVPPGTEVRYRYRGRSEHLYAHLRLGSAGTPQSFPVIQRTGRELDLLTAQLRQGLAAWPNTPARATAEVWAALWRIARLTPLREQSARAVHPAVAAATALIEARLTESLTVPEIAKAAGVSHNHLTRLFRAATGETVVGYIRARRMERARHFLRATTLSIPAVAASVGIPDLQAFNKACRRELGASPRGIRTASAAPRDSAAQ, from the coding sequence GGTCCGGCCGGCCAGGTGGACGTGTTCTCGCTGCCGGACCTGTGGCAGCTCCATCTGTACGGCTACGACGCCGACTTGACGGTCGACGGCACCGAGCACGCGATCCGCCCCGGGCGGGTCAGCCTCGTACCGCCCGGAACCGAGGTGCGTTACCGCTACCGGGGCCGCTCCGAGCACCTCTACGCCCACCTCCGCCTGGGCTCGGCGGGAACACCTCAGAGCTTTCCCGTGATCCAGCGCACCGGACGCGAGCTCGACCTGCTCACGGCACAGTTGCGGCAGGGACTGGCCGCCTGGCCGAACACCCCGGCCCGGGCCACCGCCGAGGTGTGGGCCGCCCTGTGGCGGATCGCCCGGCTCACCCCGCTGCGCGAGCAGAGCGCCCGGGCCGTTCATCCGGCGGTGGCGGCCGCGACGGCCCTGATCGAGGCGCGGCTGACGGAGTCCCTGACGGTGCCGGAGATCGCGAAGGCGGCCGGCGTTTCCCACAACCACCTGACCCGGCTCTTCCGCGCCGCCACCGGGGAAACCGTCGTCGGCTACATCCGGGCCCGCCGGATGGAACGCGCACGCCATTTCCTGCGGGCCACCACGCTCTCCATCCCCGCCGTCGCCGCCTCGGTCGGCATCCCCGACCTCCAGGCGTTCAACAAGGCCTGCCGCCGTGAACTCGGGGCGTCACCTCGCGGCATCCGTACCGCCAGTGCCGCCCCGCGCGACAGCGCGGCTCAGTAG